The Thermothielavioides terrestris NRRL 8126 chromosome 2, complete sequence genome includes a region encoding these proteins:
- a CDS encoding 2-dehydropantoate 2-reductase-like protein (1| 2-dehydropantoate 2-reductase [Grosmannia clavigera kw1407] Contains conserved domain PRK08229[PRK08229], 2-dehydropantoate 2-reductase), giving the protein MAPMAPRLRVLSVGGNSVSAFLSWRLQATNACDITLVWKTGFDHVSQYGISFKSAVFGNERFKPRHVVRTPEEAATRREAPFDYVILCVKALPDVYDLASVIDSVVTPQHTCILVNTTHALGLESAIEERFPTNVVLSLVCGADLTQLGGSEFEHKGSTELWIGPANKNPNIPPSIQEDMAQALAMTLNTGQVDCKVSSNIRQQQFERVIGPIAFHPLTVIFETPNYAALLEKVGVSKLVSDIMDELLALAQAHGCKFPPDFKQTTIDQFARSNTENIMWQDYSARRPMEVETYLGSPVRLSQDTGTSVPRIETLYAVLHNLNLVNRSRPKVDPAVAAPAQPGSPSATPSPVPRMSAQGPPRPGPNGLPNGNGMPPMRPRPRGSSSMGPLGPGMRRPQPSMNGGPPNGYPRMPSNGRTPSRRSSMDGTDLEEFSHLVLYDDIPEGGEPSYPQSDPHELALRERELQLRQRELALREQEMRMRRAAGPGPRRGPPPPMWGGGMYDDDDEDDDYFDPTSAPVGPMIDPDNFDMMSVTSRKNRKAPSSAAQFRKNPEHDSGPPRSKFRPSFGRNRSSQIMNTIPGLHEDIMDDPLLGFTSNRYGAVDRGAMHAGSRANSLTAARLDELQYNQGPPPTGMNGNAPRRSSQSPGNPYSPSIRGGPSGRPSPPNGYPAQQMNGRPSPPEGVRQPMPRYPPGHGNVVAPQQVEQHAGVSALHPPKTNSARSLTGSASASAGSGESTNLDSERSAHSSQSSLGPRPPVGVR; this is encoded by the exons ATGGCACCCATGGCACCCCGACTCAGGGTCCTATCAG TGGGCGGCAATTCCGTCTCCGCCTTCTTATCGTGGAGACTTCAAGCGACCAACGCCTGCGACATCACTCTCGTCTGGAAGACGGGTTTCGACCATGTGTCGCAATACGGGATATCGTTCAA GTCGGCCGTATTTGGCAACGAGCGGTTCAAGCCCAGGCATG TCGTGCGGACACCAGAAGAGGCGGCCACCCGCCGAGAAGCCCCTTTCGACTACGTCATTCTCTGTGTAAAAGCTCTTCCCGACGTGTACGACCTGGCCTCGGTGATCGATTCCGTCGTTACGCCTCAGCACACATGCATTCTGGTGAACACGACTCACGCGCTCGGGCTGGAGTCCGCCATTGAGGAGCGCTTTCCGACCAATGTGGTCCTGTCCCTTGTTTGCGGCGCCGATCTCACCCAGCTTGGTGGGAGCGAGTTCGAGCATAAGGGCTCGACCGAGTTGTGGATTGGACCCGCCAACAAGAACCCCAACATCCCGCCGTCAATACAGGAGGACATGGCGCAGGCTCTGGCTATGACGTTGAATACTGGCCAAGTCGACTGCAAGGTGTCTTCCAACATCCGCCAGCAGCAATTCGAGCGGGTGATCGG CCCCATTGCCTTCCATCCTTTAACTGTCATCTTCGAAACGCCGAACTACGCCGCACTGCTCGAGAAAGTCGGGGTATCCAAACTTGTGTCCGACATCATGGACGAGCTGCTTGCCTTGGCTCAAGCTCACGGCTGCAAGTTTCCCCCCGACTTCAAGCAGACTACGATTGACCAATTTGCACGGTCGAACACGGAAAACATCATGTGGCAGGATTATTCGGCGAGGCGACCCATGGAGGTCGAGACTTACCTAGGCTCGCCCGTCAGGTTATCCCAGGATACCGGGACCAGCGTCCCGCGGATTGAGACACTCTATGCCGTGCTTCATAACCTTAACCTGGTTAACCGTAGCCGGCCAAAGGTGGACCCCGCAGTGGCAGCACCCGCTCAGCCGGGCTCGCCATCTGCCACTCCTTCCCCGGTTCCCCGGATGTCCGCCCAGGGCCCTCCCCGGCCGGGACCTAACGGGTTGCCCAACGGGAACGGCATGCCTCCCATGCGGCCACGGCCAAGGGGTTCCTCGTCTATGGGGCCACTGGGTCCAGGAATGCGCCGTCCGCAACCTTCCATGAACGGGGGGCCGCCGAACGGCTATCCACGCATGCCATCAAACGGGCGCACGCCGTCAAGGAGAAGCTCCATGGACGGTACGGACCTGGAGGAATTCAGTCACCTGGTGCTCTACGATGATATCCCGGAGGGTGGCGAGCCCAGCTACCCGCAATCTGACCCCCATGAGCTCGCTCTTAGGGAGAGGGAGCTGCAGTTGCGGCAACGAGAGCTTGCCCTGAGGGAGCAGGAGATGAGAATGAGGCGGGCCGCGGGTCCGGGTCCTAGAAGGGGCCCACCCCCGCCGATGTGGGGTGGCGGGATgtacgatgacgacgacgaagacgacgattACTTCGATCCTACTTCAGCGCCCGTGGGGCCGATGATCGACCCCGATAATTTCGACATGATGAGCGTCACCTCGAGGAAGAACCGCAAAGCGCCGAGCAGTGCCGCACAGTTTCGCAAGAATCCCGAACACGACAGCGGCCCGCCTCGCAGCAAATTCCGGCCGAGTTTTGGTAGGAACCGATCGAGCCAGATCATGAATACGATTCCCGGGTTGCACGAGGACATTATGGACGACCCTTTGCTGGGCTTCACATCGAACCGGTACGGCGCCGTTGATCGGGGAGCCATGCACGCTGGGTCGAGGGCGAATTCCCTGACGGCTGCccgcctcgacgagctcCAGTACAATCAAGGCCCGCCGCCAACGGGGATGAACGGCAACGCGCCGCGCCGGTCGAGCCAGTCGCCGGGAAACCCGTATAGCCCGtcgatccgcggcggcccgaGCGGACGGCCCTCGCCACCGAACGGGTACCCTGCGCAGCAGATGAACGGGCGGCCATCACCTCCAGAGGGCGTGAGGCAGCCTATGCCCCGCTACCCCCCGGGTCACGGCAATGTTGTTGCGCCACAGCAGGTCGAGCAGCACGCTGGGGTGAGCGCCCTACATCCACCCAAGACGAACAGTGCACGGAGTCTGACCGGCAGTgcgagcgccagcgcggGCAGTGGTGAGTCGACCAACCTCGACTCGGAGCGGTCGGCCCATAGCAGCCAGAGCAGTCTCGGACCTCGTCCCCCAGTCGGCGTCCGGTGA